A genomic segment from Daphnia carinata strain CSIRO-1 chromosome 1, CSIRO_AGI_Dcar_HiC_V3, whole genome shotgun sequence encodes:
- the LOC130692159 gene encoding ras-related protein Rab-3 has product MSVGQDNRWQKDAADQNFDYMFKLLIIGNSSVGKTSFLFRYADDSFTSAFVSTVGIDFKVKTVFRQDKRVKLQIWDTAGQERYRTITTAYYRGAMGFLLMYDITNEESFNSVQDWCTQIKTYSWDNAQVILVGNKCDMEDERVISYERGKQLADQLGLEFFETSAKENINVKAVFERLVDIICDKMSESLDSDPNMVNSSKGTRLTDQTPAPNAGACQC; this is encoded by the exons ATGTCGGTAGGCCAAGACAACCGGTGGCAGAAGGATGCGGCCGACCAGAATTTCGATTACATGTTCAAACTGTTGATCATCGGCAACAGCAGCGTGGGCAAGACatcatttctctttcgttATGCCGATGATTCCTTCACTTCGGCCTTCGTTTCAACCGTCGGAATCGATTTCAAAGTCAAGACCGTCTTCCGCCAGGACAAGCGAGTCAAACTCCAGATCTGG GACACGGCAGGCCAGGAGCGATACAGGACCATTACAACAGCATATTATCGCGGTGCTATGggatttttattgatgtacGACATTACCAATGAAGAATCTTTCAACAGCGTTCAAGATTG GTGTACCCAAATCAAGACTTATTCTTGGGATAACGCTCAAGTCATCCTAGTCGGCAACAAATGCGATATGGAAGATGAACGCGTCATCTCCTACGAGAGGGGTAAGCAGTTGGCTGACCAGCTCGGTTTGGAGTTCTTTGAAACCTCAGCCAAGGAGAACATCAACGTCAAG GCTGTGTTTGAACGTCTGGTTGACATTATTTGCGACAAAATGTCCGAGAGTTTAGACAGCGATCCTAATATGGTGAACTCATCCAAAGGAACACGATTGACGGACCAAACTCCTGCCC
- the LOC130692158 gene encoding cyclin-Q-like, producing the protein MDSNMTSNLLSSKFRPIIETQTHQAPECPSPIQYKSANNHHSAQELAVRFLFECGTKLKTNPLTSAVAAQIYHRFLDAVNDSSYDPYMIAATALYIASKQQDEPVKIRDLINVVHRTLNHDTDVLDLSEEYWNYRDSIVQAELLTMRMINFKTINPDIHLYMLNYLKTLSSWISPAVWEKSTLVKLCWTFLQDFHHCKVIIQYEPQLIALAVIYFGLQVCGIVIPCTTEQDQLSWHEAFHKAAKKEDIWNIIEHLLALYEHDKDMK; encoded by the exons ATGGATTCAAACATGACGTCTAATTTGCTTAGTTCCAAATTTCGACCAATCATTGAGACACAGACACACCAAGCGCCAGAATGCCCAAGCCCAATACAATACAAAAGCGCCAACAACCATCATAGTGCACAGGAATTGGCTGTTAGATTTCTTTTCGAATGCG GAaccaaattgaaaacaaatccACTCACGTCAGCTGTAGCTGCCCAGATTTATCATAGGTTTCTAGATGCTGTCAACGATTCTAGTTATGATCCTTAT ATGATTGCAGCTACTGCACTTTATATTGCCAGCAAGCAGCAAGATGAACCCGTCAAGATCAGGGATCTTATTAATGTTGTTCATAGGACTCTTAATCATGACACTGATGTTCTGGATTTATCTGAAGAATACTGGAATTACAGAGATTCCATAGTTCAAGCTGAGCTATTGACAATGAGGATGATTAATTTCAAAACCATCAACCCAGATATTCATCTG TATATGCTGAATTACTTGAAAACTTTGTCATCTTGGATTTCTCCAGCTGTGTGGGAAAAATCCACACTGGTGAAATTGTGCTGGACTTTCTTACAAGATTTCCACCATTGCAAAGTCATCATTCAGTATGAACCACAATTGATTGCCTTGGCTGTCATTTACTTTGGGCTCCAGGTTTGTGGAATAGTGATTCCTTGTACAACCGAGCAGGATCAGCTCAGTTGGCATGAG GCCTTCCACAAAGCTGCCAAGAAAGAAGATATCTGGAATATCATCGAGCATTTGTTGGCATTGTACGAACATGATAAAGATATGAAGTAG